DNA from Leptospira langatensis:
GATACGGAAATTCTTCCACCACCGGTAACTATGGGAACTTTGGTCTGAAGCTTCCTGGGATGTCCGGAGGGGTTTCCGATGGGATCAGTGGATATGCGATCGGGGCCGGACAATTAAAGTACAATATTAGAAATTTCTCAATTGATTACGGTGTGGCCGTTCCTATGTGGGATTGGTTGAACTGGTACTTCCGTGGGGATTTCACTATGTTTTGGGGAAATATGAGCATGGCTTCCTTTCAAGCCGGAGCGGACACAGGAGGAACTGCAGGCTCCTATGCACCTGTGCAAGCGACCATCTTCAAATCCAAAGACGGTTTCTTCGAAGGGCTGAGCGGATTTACTTGGAGTTTCGAAACAGGCTTCGTGATCCGAATCTTCAATACATTCGGGATCAGAGTCGGCGGATTCTATCAGTTGAGCACTTTCAGCGTAGGTTCCGTCCAAGGATACAACGTCGCTCCAGGAACTACTCCTGTAGAGATCGGCTCCGTTGAGAATCTATCTTCCACTTTAGACAATAAGCAGTTAGGGAATTTCGGGGCTACTTTCGGTCTCGTTAAGAACTTCTGATACACTTTATCCATAAGAAGAAGTTCGATTTTGGATTTCTTCTTATGGAATATTAAAATATCCGAATTTATTAAAGATCTTTTAAGATCTCTGCCTTCTTCTTTTCGTATTCCGGTTTTGAGATCAGCTTCTTATCCAGTAACTCTTTCAGGGTCTTTAGCCTGTCTTCTACACTCTTAGGAAATTTTTTAGGTTCGCTTGCCGTATCTTTCAGGATTTGAGATGTCCAAAATCCAGTCTTCACACAGATTCGATTTGTCTCTTCCGCTTGGCCAGGCAAAGGAGAAAGAAAGTCTAAGCCTTCCGGACGTATCTCAGGCAAGTAAATGGAGTTTCGAGTAGACGGATCCGGCTTGCTGACCGGAACCAAGGTCCATTCTCGAAACGAATAAGGAGTTTGGAAATCCAAGACCTGTCCGATCTCGGAAAATTCCAAGATCAAACCGTCTGCACGATTTCGGATATAGAAAACGGTACGTCTGATCCTGAGGCCAGGACGAATGGGATCTTCTCGCTTTATAATAACTTGATATGCATGTGGAAGCCCATCCGATATATCCGCTTCCGCTTTGAACAGCAGCTCTCCTAATTGTGCAGTCTCTTCTTCCGTAAGTACCCTAATGGGATCTCTGGAGATGACTCCAGGTTCAGGAATGCCGGCGAATTTGAAAAGCTTCTGCCATCTGGTTACGAATTCTGTTTTATCCGTGGAATCTATCGGTGCGCCGGTAAGGACACTGGAAGCGATCGGCAGCCAAGTATCAGGCTCCAAGAAGAGAGGAGTTTCTGGACCCTTCTTCAGATAGAAAAGTACGATGGTCTCCGAAGAACTTGCCATTTCTTTCTTTTGAGAAGAAATACAAGAAATCGTTATAAACGAGAATACGAGAAGGAAAGAAAATAGATTAGGATTTTTCTTTTTTGCCCGAATCGGATTTTTTAAGCATGCTGCCAATTTTGCCCAATTCCTCCGGCTTAATTTTAGCTCCCGCAGCTTTCTTATTCTCTGCTTGGATCTCTCTATACACTTCGGCCCTGTGCACGGAGACTTCTTTAGGAGCCTTGACCCCGATCTTTACTTGGTCCCCTTTGATATCCACAATGACGATCTCTATATCGTCGCCGATGATTATGGATTCATTGGTACGTCTAGCTAGTACAAGCACTTAGGACATCTCCACAGTGGCACTTTCCAGGATCTTTTCTCTTACAGAATGGATCTCATTGCGAGAAACGAATTGTCGACCGGTTAACTCTTGCTTATTGATCAGGATTGGTCCTTGTAAATTCGCTGTCATAGAAGCCGGATCGTCGTTCGGGATGGTCACTATGACTAGTATCAACGCTTCTAAAACATCCTGCAACCCGATTTGAGAGATCTCTTCGGAGCTAAGAAGCGGTTTGTATTCTTTTTTAAAGAGAGAAGGAGGTATGACCACGAAAGCAAGGTCCACCTCATCTACGGATTGAAGCCATTTGAATACGGACTCCTCGTCCTCTTCGATTAAGGCGAAACTCTTATAATTGCTAAAACCTAAGAGTCCCTCCGGAAATTTGATAAGTTGTCGTTCCGAAACTTTTATTTTCCCGAAAGGTTTGCTTTGGATCTCAACCATTGACCGACCTGTTATTCAGCGCCAGAGCGCTCTTAGTTTATTGCTTTTTCTATTCTCTACAAGAAGAATTCCCGGTAGGAAATCCTACCGGGACACCGGTTTATCTTAAAAAGTCCATCAAGGTAGATTTAATCACCTTAGAACCTACGTTAAGCGCGTACTGATGGATCGTCTCTAACCACTTCATATTCATGATGGTTTCAGGGAAATCGATTCCCTCATTCTTAGCGAGTAACTCAGTCATGTACGATTTATCGAAAGATACTCTTTGAGAATGCTCTTCCATTCGGTTCATTCTCGCACCCACGATGGATCTATAACGAAGAATATTCTCCAGAGCCAGATCCAAGTCTTGGATATCTCTTCCTGAAATCCTCTCTTGGTCCTTCTGGATCAAGTCGTTCCTGAACTGGATCAATACGTCGAATACGGAGAGACCGGTTACGGTAGCAGACTTACTATAATTATTAGGAGGCTCCGAATTCGCAGGATCGATGAGGCCTATATCCCTAAGCATGGTCCCTCCATCCACATCCTCCAACCAGACCTGGTGAGGAGCAGTAGAGCTTAAACTGATATTATCCTGGGCGAGCTTGTTTGCTTTAGCTTCGATCGGAGAATTATTGATCTTATCGATAATATCATCGATCGTGTCGCCCGCAGAAACTTGGATCTCTACTCCGTCTATTTTGAACTTCTGATCCGAAACCGCTACATAGCCGGAGTTATCCACGCGACTAGTCACGCTCATATTCGTTCCCCAGAAGACCTTGTTCCCGGGAATGGTGACAGGAATATATTCGCCTTTCTCGATCTCTCGGAGCTGTTCTCCGATATCGCCGCGGTATTCAACTCCGATATATTGGTTCTTAAGTTCCAATCCTTGGAGGCCTTTGATCTTGGATTCGATCGGTTCGAAAGGAGGTCTTTCGATCACATGACCGCCGAACAAAGGTCTTCCGGTAGCATCTCTGGTATTTGCGATATCAACTAACGCACGAAGTAGCTCGTCGATTTCCTTACCGACAGCGACTTCCAATTCGAAGCCTTTATCTCCTTGATAAATACCGTTGGATGCCTGGACTGCGAGAACCCTCGCTCTTTGGAAAAGGTTTCCTATTCTATCCAGCTCTCCGTCTATCTGCTGAAGTCTGCCAAATCCATCGTCAATATTGGATTGAAACGTATCTAGCTCGTTCAAACGAGAACGAAAGAACATTTGGTTCGTAGCTCTTCCCGGTTCGTCGGAAGGAATACGTATCCTCTGTCCTGTGCCCAATTGGTTTTGGGTTTCATCCATAGCCACCTGGTGACGGTTCAATGTCCTCACCAGACTGTTATTTTGCATCATGTTAGTGATCCGCATCATGGCTTCGCCTCCTTGCTATTCCCCGCGGAATTAAGCGCCCAACCTATTGATGATCGTATCCAGGATCTCGTTCATGGTATTGATCATCTTAGCTGACGCGTTATACGAATGTTGGAATTGGACCATATTGGCCATTTCCTCGTCCAGGCTCACACCCATAACCGATTGTCTCATGTTCTCAAGTTCAGTCATGAGATCGGTTTGGATCCCCCATTCTTGTTTGGCTTCTCTTGCTTCTGTTCCTAGTTTAGAGATCAGACTATTGTAGAAATCGTCCGTTGTCTTGGAATAATCCACCATTACAGGATTGTTTCTAAGAGAAGAAGCCACTAAGAGAGCGTTGCGACCGTCCTTATGACCGCCAGGAGAATTATAGTCTCCTGTTCCGCCCACATCCTTACCGCGAGCTGCGGCGATATTCGCCACGTTATTCGCTATATGCTCATTGATCTTAAAATGAGAAGAAGGATGAAAATGCGGAGTCAAAGTGATATCTTCCGGCTTAGACTGCAACTTTGTGATCTCGCCCAAGCGCTTGTAATCGTAAGCACCGGAAGGACCGGAAGCCATCAGGATCCCCGTTAAACCGACAAGTAGATCTCCGGAGTCCTCGATATGTCTGAGAACGAAATTCTTTTTAGGAGAATCTTCCGCAACGGTCGCCTTAAGAGCGAGTTGGTTGTCGTGATTCATGTATGCCACGACGCCCACTTTGGACGCGTTGATCCTTTTGATGATACCGTTTAAAGTATCGTTCGCAGAATAAGGAACAAGCACCTGAGTTTCCTTCTCGTCCGGACGAACAAAGGTCATTGTCCCGCTGATCCCGATCGGGCGATCCGGATCCAAAGTATTCTTTCCAGTCACTCTAAAGATGGCAGAGATATCGTTCTGTCCGTCACCGTCCGAGTCGTATTCCCCAAACGTATTCAATGCCAAGGAACGAATATCGAAGAAGTTCAGGTTCGTATTTCCATTCAGACCAAATCCATCTTTGTGGATCTCATTGATCACATCCATCACGTTGACCGCAAGAGAGTCGACTTGGTCTATCTTCTCGCCTAGGATCTTGTCCCTGACCTCGATCAAACCTTGCAAGCGTCCTTTACGAAGAAGCACCGGATCTCCGGTAACCTGCCAGTAAAGATCGAGTAAACCGTCTTTAGAAGGATTTCCTAATATGTCGATCTTGTTCAGCTTACCGCCTTGCACCAAGATCTGCTGACCGATAAAGACCATCAATTCGTCTTCATCACTTCTACCGATATTGATGTCGGTTAAGCTAGCTAACTCTTGCAAAAGAGAATCTCTTTTGTCATAAAGATCGTTCGGTCTATCTCCGAGGGCTTCCGACTTAGCGATCCTTTCGTTCAAAGTGCGGATATTCTCACCGATGGTATTCAAATGCATCGCGTGAGATTCGATTTCCCTATTCGCCTGATCGCGAAGCTGAGAGAGTTTGCG
Protein-coding regions in this window:
- a CDS encoding flagellar hook-associated protein 3: MRITNMMQNNSLVRTLNRHQVAMDETQNQLGTGQRIRIPSDEPGRATNQMFFRSRLNELDTFQSNIDDGFGRLQQIDGELDRIGNLFQRARVLAVQASNGIYQGDKGFELEVAVGKEIDELLRALVDIANTRDATGRPLFGGHVIERPPFEPIESKIKGLQGLELKNQYIGVEYRGDIGEQLREIEKGEYIPVTIPGNKVFWGTNMSVTSRVDNSGYVAVSDQKFKIDGVEIQVSAGDTIDDIIDKINNSPIEAKANKLAQDNISLSSTAPHQVWLEDVDGGTMLRDIGLIDPANSEPPNNYSKSATVTGLSVFDVLIQFRNDLIQKDQERISGRDIQDLDLALENILRYRSIVGARMNRMEEHSQRVSFDKSYMTELLAKNEGIDFPETIMNMKWLETIHQYALNVGSKVIKSTLMDFLR
- the csrA gene encoding carbon storage regulator CsrA, with amino-acid sequence MLVLARRTNESIIIGDDIEIVIVDIKGDQVKIGVKAPKEVSVHRAEVYREIQAENKKAAGAKIKPEELGKIGSMLKKSDSGKKEKS
- the flgK gene encoding flagellar hook-associated protein FlgK; translated protein: MGSTFSGLEIGKRGLAAHQQALQTTGHNISNADNKHYSRQRVVMQATDPLYEPSLNRAHVPGQIGQGVEIASIERVRDNFIDDRIIETSGVKDYWAAKNEYLYQAENIFNEPNGTTLRTLMDKFWSSWEELANYPEDNAHRSVVLEKAQGLGSRVEDVYRKLSQLRDQANREIESHAMHLNTIGENIRTLNERIAKSEALGDRPNDLYDKRDSLLQELASLTDINIGRSDEDELMVFIGQQILVQGGKLNKIDILGNPSKDGLLDLYWQVTGDPVLLRKGRLQGLIEVRDKILGEKIDQVDSLAVNVMDVINEIHKDGFGLNGNTNLNFFDIRSLALNTFGEYDSDGDGQNDISAIFRVTGKNTLDPDRPIGISGTMTFVRPDEKETQVLVPYSANDTLNGIIKRINASKVGVVAYMNHDNQLALKATVAEDSPKKNFVLRHIEDSGDLLVGLTGILMASGPSGAYDYKRLGEITKLQSKPEDITLTPHFHPSSHFKINEHIANNVANIAAARGKDVGGTGDYNSPGGHKDGRNALLVASSLRNNPVMVDYSKTTDDFYNSLISKLGTEAREAKQEWGIQTDLMTELENMRQSVMGVSLDEEMANMVQFQHSYNASAKMINTMNEILDTIINRLGA
- a CDS encoding SHOCT domain-containing protein, which gives rise to MAACLKNPIRAKKKNPNLFSFLLVFSFITISCISSQKKEMASSSETIVLFYLKKGPETPLFLEPDTWLPIASSVLTGAPIDSTDKTEFVTRWQKLFKFAGIPEPGVISRDPIRVLTEEETAQLGELLFKAEADISDGLPHAYQVIIKREDPIRPGLRIRRTVFYIRNRADGLILEFSEIGQVLDFQTPYSFREWTLVPVSKPDPSTRNSIYLPEIRPEGLDFLSPLPGQAEETNRICVKTGFWTSQILKDTASEPKKFPKSVEDRLKTLKELLDKKLISKPEYEKKKAEILKDL
- the fliW gene encoding flagellar assembly protein FliW, which gives rise to MVEIQSKPFGKIKVSERQLIKFPEGLLGFSNYKSFALIEEDEESVFKWLQSVDEVDLAFVVIPPSLFKKEYKPLLSSEEISQIGLQDVLEALILVIVTIPNDDPASMTANLQGPILINKQELTGRQFVSRNEIHSVREKILESATVEMS